In Serinus canaria isolate serCan28SL12 chromosome 5, serCan2020, whole genome shotgun sequence, the following proteins share a genomic window:
- the WDHD1 gene encoding WD repeat and HMG-box DNA-binding protein 1 — MPSKQKPMRYGHTEGHTDVCFDDTGSCIVTCGSDGDVRIWENLDDDDPKSINVGEKAYSCALKNGRLITAVSNNTVQIHTFPEGAPDGILTRFTMPVNHVTFSPDGTKVAAGSSDFMIKVVEVTDSSKQKTFRGHDAPVLSLSFDPKDVYLASASCDGSVRVWSIADQTCTTSWLLLQKCNDVINAKSICRLAWQPGTGKLLAVPVDKVVELFRRETWDSQFNLSDASITQPLNVVVWSPCGQFLAAGSVDGNLVVWNVETQQCIERMKHEKKYSICGLAWHPKYKQIAYTDNEGNLGLLENIGDAEKPNDKVASAVAKDYNDLFDGDDDDYLNGDVIEPPSSPKTGDNEDDADDLMQPPGHMRRAVIDDDDDNSLDIGLIKASSGLLEKEDDGDDQPGGFSALPPSSTQQPFYDGPMPTPRQKPFQSGSTPVHLMHRFMVWNSVGIIRCYNDEQDNAIDIEFHDTSVHHATHLPNSLGHTMADLSTEAILLACESTEELASKLHCIHFGSWDANKEWTVDMPKDEEIEAICLGQGWAACATSALLVRVFTAGGVQKEIFSLPGPVVSMAGHGEQLMLVYHRGTGFDGDQCLGVQLMELGMKKRQILHGDPLSLTRKSYLVWVGFSAEGTPCYVDSEGTVRMLNRGLGNTWIPVCNTREHCKGKYDHYWVVGIHENPQQLRCIPCKGARFPPTLPRPAVAILPFKLPYCQVETEKGQMEEQYWRSVLFHSHMDYLSKNGYEFDENAKNQAVKEQQELLMKLFALSCKLERESRCVELAGLMTPSVLNLAIKYASRSRRLNLAQLLSEVAVEKASELAAAQEDDEEEEEDFRKRSSAGSSSSATKWGQLPGRNVQQDQEVEDEEETDACEEAEETPEVHKEKEPSGFSKGVTSAEVTTPKPALVVSSSRGRVNPFKVSSSKKDPAVPSGNVLDNMTKFSKKTSSSGSRAADKQNPPVIKPLTPKPKTKQASAASFFQPRTPATNPGEKTVEEREEKAGSESQEAKVTAQENTENRRPKTGFQMWLEENRANILTDNPDLNEAEVIKEGMSRFRMLTSEERMMWTEKARGGRVSDSAEDKKRKRSPAEEDEVKKSQEQKSEDTNATKKSKPLDPSTNRLSAFAFKQS, encoded by the exons ATGCCATCAAAGCAGAAGCCAATGCGATATGGCCACACCGAGGGACACACTGATGTCTGCTTCGATGACACCGGCAG CTGCATTGTGACTTGTGGCAGTGATGGAGATGTTAGGATCTGGGAAAACCTGGATGATGATGATCCAAAGTCCATTAATGTGGGAGAAAAGGCCTACTCATGTGCTCTAAAG AATGGAAGGCTGATCACAGCAGTCTCCAACAACACTGTCCAGATCCACACATTTCCTGAGGGAGCTCCAGATGGGATCCTCACTCGTTTCACCATGCCTGTCAACCACGTCACCTTTAGTCCTGATGGCACCAAAGTTGCTGCTGGATCCAG TGACTTTATGATCAAAGTTGTGGAGGTGACTGATAGCAGCAAGCAGAAAACATTCCGAGGACATGATGCTCCTGTTTTAAGCCTTTCTTTTGACCCCAAGGATGTTTACCTg GCCTCGGCGAGCTGTGACGGTTCTGTCAGAGTCTGGAGCATTGCAGATCAG acatgCACGAcaagctggctgctgctgcagaaatgtaaTGATGTGATAAATGCTAAATCAATCTGCAGGCTTGCCTGGCAACCTGGCACTGGCAAG ctgctggcagttcCTGTAGATAAAGTTGTTGAACTGTTCAGAAGAGAGACCTGGGATAGTCAATTTAATCTGTCAGATGCCTCCATCACACAG cccTTGAATGTTGTGGTCTGGTCTCCTTGTGGGCAGTTCCTGGCAGCTGGAAGTGTGGATGGGAATTTAGTGGTGTGGAATGTGGAAACCCAGCAGTGCATAGAGAG GATGAAGCATGAGAAAAAATACTCAATTTGTGGATTGGCATGGCACCCTAAATATAAGCAAATTGCTTACACAGACAATGAAGGAAATCTGGGGCTGTTGGAAAATATTGGTGATGCAGAGAAGCCAAATGACAAG GTTGCCAGTGCAGTGGCCAAAGACTACAACGATCTGTTTGATggagatgatgatgattatttaAATGGGGATGTGATTGAACCTCCTTCTTCCCCAAAAACTGGAGATAATGAGGATGATGCTGATGACCTTATGCAACCCCCAGGCCACATGAGACGGGCAGtgattgatgatgatgatgataacTCACTAG ATATTGGGTTGATAAAAGCTAGTTCTGGTCTTCTTGAGAAGGAGGATGATGGTGATGATCAGCCTGGTGGCTTTTCAGCTTTGCCACCATCATCTACACAACAGCCTTTCTATGATGGGCCAATGCCAACCCCCAGGCAAAAGCCCTTCCAGTCTGGCTCCACTCCTGTGCATCTGATGCATCGATTCATG GTGTGGAACTCAGTTGGAATCATTCGCTGCTACAACGACGAGCAGGACAATGCCATAGACATCGAGTTCCATGACACCTCTGTGCACCATGCCACTCACCTCCCCAACTCCCTGGGCCACACCATGGCTGACCTCTCCACTGAAGCCATCCTGCTGGCCTGTGAGAGTACAGAGGAGCTTGCAAG CAAGCTCCACTGCATCCATTTTGGCTCCTGGGATGCCAACAAGGAGTGGACTGTGGATATGCCAAAGGATGAAGAGATTGAGGCCATCTGTCTgggtcagggctgggctgcctgtgccaccAGTGCCCTGCTGGTCCGTGTGTTCACAGCTGGAGGAGTCCAGAAGGAGATCTTCAGTCTCCCAGGCCCAGTGGTGTCCATGGCAGGACATGGAGAGCAGCTGATGCTTGTTTATCACAGAG GTACTGGGTTTGATGGTGACCAGTGCCTTGGGGTACAGCTGATGGAGCTAGGAatgaagaaaagacaaattttgCACGGAGACCCTCTTTCTCTGACAAGGAAATCCTATTTGGTGTGGGTTGGATTCTCTGCAGAAG GCACCCCTTGCTACGTGGATTCCGAGGGAACCGTGCGGATGCTGAACCGAGGGCTTGGGAACACTTGGATTCCAGTGTGCAACACCAGAGAGCATTGCAAAGGGAAATATGATCATTATTGGGTCGTTGGCATCCATGAAaatccccagcagctcag GTGTATCCCCTGTAAAGGAGCTCGGTTCCCTCCCACCCTGCCACGACCTGCTGTAGCAATCCTGCCTTTTAAACTTCCTTATTGTCAAGTGGAAACAGAGAAGGGACAGATGGAG GAGCAGTACTGGCgttctgttttatttcacagCCACATGGATTACTTGTCAAAAAATGGATATGAATTTGATGAAAATGCTAAAAATCAGGCAGTGAAAGAACAGCAAGAACTCCTAATGAAGCTGTTTGCT CTCTCCTGTAAGCTGGAGCGCGAGTCCCGCTGCGTGGAGCTCGCTGGCCTCATGACCCCCAGCGTGCTGAACTTGGCCATCAAATACGCCTCCCGCTCCCGCAGGCTGAACCTGGCCCAGCTCCTCAGTGAGGTGGCTGTTGAAAAAGcttcagagctggcagcagcacaggaagatgatgaggaggaggaagaggatttCCGAAAGCGCTCGAGCGCCGG ttccagcagctctgccaccaagtgggggcagctgccaggcaggaatgTTCAGCAGGACCAAGAAGtggaagatgaagaagaaactgATGCCTGTGAGGAAGCAGAAGAAACCCCAGAAGTGCATAAAGAga aagaGCCAAGTGGTTTCTCCAAAGGTGTCACTTCAGCAGAGGTGACTACTCCAAAGCCTG CTCTGGTTGTATCCAGCAGCAGAGGACGAGTGAATCCATTTAAG GTGTCATCCAGCAAAAAGGACCCAGCAGTCCCCTCAGGAAATGTTTTAGACAATATGACCAAATTCTCAAAGAAAACATCTTCATCTGGCAGTCGAGCTGCAGACAAGCAGAACCCTCCAGTTATAAAGCCTCTGACCCCCAAACCCAAGACCAAGCAG GCTTCAGCAGCCTCCTTCTTCCAGCCCCGCACACCTGCAACTAATCCTGGTGAAAAGACagtggaagaaagagaagaaaaagcaggaagtGAGTCCCAAGAAGCCAAAGtcactgcacaggaaaacactgaaaacagaag ACCTAAGACAGGTTTCCAGATGTGGCTAGAAGAGAACAGAGCAAACATTTTGACAGATAATCCTGATCTGAATGAAGCAGAAGTAATAAAAGAAGGAATGAGTCGATTTAGAATGCTGACATCAGAGGAAAGGATG ATGTGGACTGAGAAAGCAAGAGGAGGAAGAGTCAGTGACTcagcagaagacaaaaagaGGAAGCGTTCTCCAGCTGAGGAAGATGAAGTGAAAAAGAGCCAGGAGCAGAAATCTGAGGACACAAATGCAACCAAAAAATCCAAGCCTTTAGATCCATCCACAAACAGATTGTCAGCTTTTGCCTTCAAGCAGAGCTAG